The sequence CCGCAGCCTCAACTCGCTGACCACACTGCTGAATACCATTGACTCGTCGGGCTTCGAGGCAGAAGCACAGGATTCCGGCAGTTGGCTTGACATTTTGGCCACCCTTTGGGCACACCTCGACTTCTTGGCCAAGTTTTTGAAGTGGTCGAGCAGGTCCTTCTTCGGCTGGCAATCGTCCACCTTCTGCTCAATGCACTTGGGCGGAATCCTGAGGCACTTGCAGAAGCTCATGTTGTGCATGAAGTACTCGTCAAAGTCCTCGTTCGGTGCCAGCAAGTTCTTGTAGTGCTCCAGGGTCTTAATGTCCAGAGGGTCCAACAGCCGGGCGCCGCAATCCAGTTGCAAGTAGGCACTGTAGAAATAGTCGAATATCTCATCCACCAGTTCGATGAAAAACTTTATAGGCTTGTGGAAGGCATCGCCCATCACGAACGGAGTGTCCTCATTCAGGTTCACCTTGGCGCACTCCCGTCGAAAGGCCAGGACGAAGGGCCTCAGAGCCTGAATGGCccatttttgggttttattgGAACCGTCTATAACCTTTCATTAAACATAAAAGTTATCACCAAATGTTAAAAATCGCTATAGCTCCTATACCTGATAGTGCATATGGTATTTGTTCAAAATCGCATCCTCCGTTTCTATCTCATATATCTGGGGACATGTGCAACTCGTGTCCACTTGCATGGCGATCATGTAGCGCTGGATGAGATGCCACAGGGTTTCGGCCGCGATCCGCTGCAGCTCCACCTCCTTCTTGTAGGTATCGAAGTACTCTCGAAAGTGTTCCTCAATGGTTAGGAGGAGTCGAAGCACCGTCTTCTCATGGGCATCGGAATCGGCCAGCTTGTTCAACGCGAACTTGGCCATACTCTCTGTGACGGTGCTCCGGGAAATGATGCTGTGACTCGCCATTATGTGCAGCAGTTGTGGCAACTCCGCCAATATGTCCACTTTGCCTGTCATTGTGACCACATAGGCTAAAAATGCAGAGGTCCTGAGTATTGAATAGTTTCTCAGTGTCTGCCATGGAATTTTGACATTTAAAGCAAAAAACCCCCTCCTTaaaagatttaattttaaattccataATTCTGCAGTTCTTTAGTAATTTTTTGTCGACACTCACGTCTAGCCTTCCGTCCCTCGTCTGGATGTGGGAGATGTTGAAAGTCTTGCAGAACTCCGGCTTACTGATTCCTGTCAGCCAGCTCCATGTGTGAATTGAGTTATAACGTGgccaaattcaatttttatgggCGGACGCCAGACAAAAGGCGCCCACCAGCCACGTGGCAGCATACGTTGCGTATCTGGTTCGTTCTGGCTCTCCTGATGGAGTCCTGCTGCTGCCGTGTAGTTGCTactggctgatccccctgtttatacccttgcaaagggtattataactCCATCTCGAAAAATGTCACACTCAATTGCAGTACTATTCAAAGTATCCATCCCATACGACATTATCCTATAACATATCCTGCCACCTAAGGGCGAGGGTATACTAACGTCGGCTCCCCCGAAGTGAGCTTTCCTTTCTGACTTTTTCGCGCTTTTCCGCCACTGCTTCGGATGCTTCTGATTCCGCTGGTGATGATGACAAGGACGAGGACGTTATTAGTAAGCAAACGAGGCAACAAAAAGCCACGAAGCTCCGTGCAACGCATCATGCTCGCCGGCACCGTGCTAAAAATGTCGCATCGTTCTCATCGTTTTCGATGCGCCCCGAGCTGgtaatttatatagaaaaaGTTTCCAAGTCAGCGGCACACATGCTTACCCTCACCAAAAGGGGCGTGGCTTTACGGGGGGCGGAAGGCGGGTCCGTAATGAGTTCACAGCCACAACAAAAAAGCAACCCGCCAAGGCAACAGCGAAATGACTTTTGTTTATGAACCCGCGGAGGGGGGCCGCGGACGGTACAATCGACAGGAGCTAAGAAATAAACTTTGAGTGCTCACTGTACGACGTTGATGTCGATGTCGATAAGTCGCAGGCACTTACTTTTCATCCGCTGACGCAAAAGTTTAATGAGAAGCCGAACAACAGCCAGGGGAGCAGTGAATTCGCACtgaaacagacagacacacTTACTTGCCAGATGGAAAAGCAAAAATATCCCGAAAGACATACATAGACGTACATTGTAATGCTATTTTCGTTTTGTTTAGAATTCTATGAGCCAAAGTTGGGGCGTATTCTGGGCAAATAGTtgacaaaaaccaacaaatagCTCCGCTCCGCCCAGACAGGCAGCAGCCAcaaataaccaaaaatattttgcattttcccaGATGAAACTTTTAGGCCAAAAAGTGCACTGAGAGATAAAAGCTGCATATCTCTATCTTTTATGAAAGTATTTCCATGTTTTccaattaaaattgtaaatcCATTACATTAAATCTTTTAGAGTAGTGCTATTTATTCCTTCTCTACAGATTTATTTTCAAGatatatttacttatttatCATACATGATACAAAAGActataaagtttttaaaaaactattaatattCTTTTAAAGTGCACAGATTTTAGTccaataaaatattcattttaaataaactttatgcACAAcacttttaattgtattttggtttttgtaattcaaataaaatagttaTGCAAAAATAGTATTAAGAGGTCAGGACGATTCAAGATGTCTGTttactgactgactgacaacTTTCTGAATCCTCCATTGTTATATCCTTGCTGGTGGCCAAGTTAAACGGAGAacattaagaaaataaattatcagCGCAGGACCCAAAGGACTAATTGGGGATTAAGCGGGAACAAATTGAAGACTTTGCCGGGGACAGACCGCCATGCCAGATCCCGGGGCACATCCCGTGGTCAATGAACTAAAGCCAGGAAGCAATTAATTTCCGTAGCGTAAAGGCGAGAGACCATCCGTCCGTCCATCCATCCCGTGCCGAAGTCCCTGCATCCGACGGACAGTTCCGATGTGTACGGGTGTACGAATATACGAGTGTCCAGCCGTAATATTTGATTAAGCCCGTAAAGTAGACCATGCAAACATTTGGCCAAGAAAGAAGAGCAATTACTGGTCACGAGAGCCCATGAAATTCCCGGATAGATGCACTCACACAAGTACATACatccatacatatatgtttatatatataatgtatatatattatatatatatatgtttgtatctatgtgtgtgtgtgtttgaagGACCGTAAAAAGCGCAAAAGAGAGGCCACTAAATAAACAAGAAGCGTTTACACTGACAGCTCGCCTAATGGCTCAGTCGCCACCTCCCCCTTCCAGCTACAGCCCCCCAGTCCACCGCTTTTTATGTCCGGCCGGATTTGGTGGCTTTACCAGCTGGCTGGCCCACACCCATAGTGGCCCAAATCCATGGCCACTTGACAGCCAACGCCACGTAGAAAACGCTTCCGGCGTGCCGCTTTCCAGCGATGAGCCAGCGATGATATGGAGGCAGTGGCGGGCTATCGGGGGTTCTCTaaaaagaatataatataatatatttaaacatgtatgtatatggacCTGTTTTGACCTGAAAACTAGCATAAAATATTACTTGATTGCATGACCCCCTCTTAATGAGGACCAGAACTGCCTCTGTTTGTGGGCCAAGGAAAACGGAAGTGGCTAACAAAGTTTGACGTTTTGCATGCGGCTATAAATACCGCCCACACACTGGACCAAAGAAACTGAACAAGGAGCTTACATCGCCGGGACAGGTGCTGAAATTAGTTTTTCCCCAACGGCACCTCAACCGTCGTCAGCTGGTTTCCGCCCCCTTGTCCTGGGGTCCTTACGTCCTTTGTGTCCTTTCGTCCTTCTACTTGACGATCTGAGGCGAAACCCGGGGACCAGTCAGCTTGACAGGCACTTGGACATGGCTTGAAGGATTTGGGACACCAGTGCCATTGGCTGGACGGGGACTAGGACGTGGACTCCGACGTGGACGTGGACGTGAGCTGGAAAACTTTTGTGGCGGTTGAGACAAGCGGTGGTGCTGATTGCAGTTCGAGTGGCCCAGAGTCGAGGGCCGAGGGCCGAGGGCCGAGAGCCGTTTAACCTTGACATTTATGCGGAAATCCCTCGAGGTGCCTCCGATCTGCTGGAAGGGGCTGTGTGGCAGGCAAAGGGCCAGGATTCCGGTGGCAAGTGCCAACTTGGCCGATAAATTATGGCATTGGCAATGAGGCGGCGGGGgctgtgttgttttttttttttttgtgccccACCAGATCCAAAGGACAAACAAGTGCAATTTGATTTGTGTGGCGGCTTGATTGCTCTACAAGCGAGAAATGCAATTTAATTTCTCACTCAATTGGCAAGGACAGATCCTGCGGCAGTCCATAAATCAAAGTGATTGCCTTGACAGATGACGGGGCTGGGGTTAAACTGTCGTCACTGAATAGTCTGGTTATATTTCTAATggaagttctttttttttggtcctcTGCAGGTTCGACAGCGCACCAaggcgcagcagcagcagcagcacacgCTCCAGGAAACACGCTCCTACTGCACCAGCGAGCCACGTCTGAGTGAAACGGAGACGCCTCCGCAGAGGCGCAAGCTCTCCCAAAGGAGACCCCAGCCACACGGTAAGGAAATAACCCAGAAGCTTATGGAAAAACAAGATAAATCTGGGGAATGATTGGaggaaaagccaaaaagcaTATCTTTTTATGAGTATATTTAAGCTAAAAAGAGTTATCTGAGACCTGCCATCTAATTTATCAAACATGATTGCAAactattcattttttaaagccCATTTAAAGTAGCCTTCTGGCCATATGCATATATTTTCCCATTAGATCGATTGATAGTTTTCTAAAATGCAATTATGAATCTatcatataatttatttggcAATAAAAGCTATTAAACATCAAAGCTCATAGATTATTCAACACCTTAAATgccaagtttatttttaaaagccaCCACATACATTTAAATGCCCTTATAGCTCAGTTTAGCCATAAATGGCGTTGAGCAATTTGTTGCTCTATTTTCTGTTTTGGGAACACCGCTGTTCACAAGTTAGTGGAAGTTGCAGGGCCCTGTAATGGCCCGTTTGAGCCATAAAACTGTGGAACAACGGCAACAAATTAGCCAAGTGCTGAGCCTGATCTTTTATGTGGCATAAACTAAGCTCTCAGCAAAATTGCTCGCCGCACGAGAGCAGCGGCGATGTAAAATCGACCGTAAATACTTTAGTGGCCAAAACAACAGGATGCCTCGCACCACTGGGCTTTAATGTGAGGTGTTGAAACAGAAAAAGCTGGCTCGATTCCAGCACTTGGCAGTTGCtggttttatttttcgctTTCGTCAAGTACTACTATCATCCGGTCGTCCTCTCCAATAATGTTGATTCAATTAACGACGATGCTGCCGTTGGGCGTTCATCGAACTTAACCATTGACCCAGTTAACTGGGTTTTAGCCACCAGCCACGTAACAATGCCACTGTCGGCCCAATGTGGCAACTGTCAGCCGGGCAACTGAAGGACGAAATACTGAATCAATAATGCAACGAACTGGGGAGAGAGTTTCAATGGATGTTGGCATAATGTAGTGTGATTTTcataaaaagttttgaaagtttaattaaaattttaaaagaataatTCTAAAAATGCTAACCAAGTGCAATTGTTGCCTTCCTTTTTTCCCCTACAGGACATAGAAAGTCGAACGCCTTCCTGGACGTGCCCACCATGAACATGCATCATCTTCGAGTCAACGATGACGACGAGGATGTGGACCGACTGCGCACTTTCAGCGCCTCCAAAGGAGGTGAGTTTAGACTTGACTCGAGGAGTAATATCCTCCCAAGCAACCTTAACAAAGATCCCGTCGGACCATTTATTAATTTCGAAATTGAAAGTCAACAAAGGACCCGAGGGCCAGATGACTGGGATTACACATCTTAACAATGCGGGCACGGAGGCCAGGACACGGATTGTCAGGACACAGGGGCAGGGGTGTAGGGGGAGAGCGGTGTATGGAACAAGAGCTGGGATACATGATACACCAGAAGGCATAAAATTATAGTTTCGTCCCGGGGCACGGACACGCAACATACAGAAATCCTTATTGAAATCTTAAAAGGCTGTTACACAAAGATGTTAAGGAGATATCAGTGGCACTAAATGCCACTCTGCATAGAATATGAATAcccatccgcatccgcatccgcattcgcattcgcattcgcactcgtatccacatccacatccccACTATATCCATATATTTATGCAAACACACTCAAATAACCACATAGCCCCGTGAAGTTTTCCCATTATGTGTgcgttccttttttttttttgcttccttTATATTCTACATTTGTGTCACGTTATTGTTACACATACGCCCTGTGTGCTGGCCGGGTAGTACAGTGTGAGTCAGTTGTGTAAGGCGGTTAGTTGAAAGTTTAGCGTTTATCAGATTAAATCTTGTAACAAACTTGTAGCTTATAAAGGGAGCTTATAAAGTTTCTATATCAATTATCAAATTTAAGGGCAAGGTCTTGAAATAGtagtattattttataatgtaTTTATAGTAAAAACGCACCTCTCTactcttaaataaaatagattTTACCTTATCTCCTATCACTTACTCACTGATTCAGTTTGAATGTCAGACCGTACACAAGTACGTGTTTAAGCCGAACCGTAATAGAGTACGGAACTAGGAACACGGAGCACTTGAGCTGACATGACAGAAAGTAGACGACAAGTCGGTGTATTAGCAGCAAGAGGTGTCATAACTTAGTCATGAAGAAGGTGGAGGCAGGTACATTTCGCACAAACTCCCCCAGTTCAGCGGCAAATGTATTCTATATCTGGTAGAAGTGTATGACTGGGGGAAACTATGCAACGGACAGGTACCCCATGTAGCCCGAATCTGCTGTCTGTGTCGTTTTGCCACAAGCGCCTGTGACATCAAAGAGTATCAAGGCCTGTCCCTGGGTTGGTGCCTTTTTTTCCTCCTCATCCGTATCCTCGGCCTCATCCTTTGGCCCGGGATGAGCACCCGACAGGGACACGTTCTCCAACGCACTGCAtattaaaattcaatgaaGTGTCTGTGTTTGCTCAACTAAATTGCTTTCAAATACAAGCAGAATGGCATGTAGTTGCGGCATCTCGGATGTGGCAGCTCTGTTTTGTGGTTATGTCTCGTTCTTGGCCAAGTCATGTGCCGCCGtttaattaaacttaattCGGCCAAGATGCTACGGCATCAGCCCGCAAAAGGTACCAGAAGCCATCCATCAATTATGTTTACGGTTGGCACGAGTGGCGAAAACTTAAAACCGGCCCAGAAACAAGGTTGTGGGCGAAAAACTGACAGGTCGACATTGATTCGAGCATTCGGGGATTCGGGGAGCAGGTTGTGTGCCGGGAGTGTGGAATGAGTCCGGAGTGTGTGTGATTAATTGAAACGCCCAGGCGGGTGTCAGTCAGCGATGGCAGCCAATGAAGCGCCATGAATGAAATTTTCCCcaacatatatatgtataaattggCCGCCAGCAGGAGCAAACAGAAGCATGCGGTTGCCTGATTGTCCTGCGGCCATAAATCGATCCATAATTGAATGATGCACCAGCcagtcaataaaatatttgcatgTGTGCTTATTCCCAATTCAAAAAAGGAGATAAAACCCACCAGAAGTTTGGTATATTAAATATAAGCTGATGGACTTAACAAAACATAGTTTAGCTCTGAATTGGGAGCttcaaaatacaaatattttgaaaaggaTGTGGTGTCAACACTTAATCAATGTTTGTGGATTATCAATATGCAAATGATACATTTGTGGGCttaatcctaaataaattaaaggtAAAAATCATCATCTGAGGCTGGCTGAGAATATATCTTTCGCCAAAATGTTAGCTTGTCCAAAGGATTTTCTGGCTTAGAAACTTTTAAGTTAAATATTCCTCCAGTATTAGAGATTTGTTTGAATcagttaaaataattattgtgTAATTTCTacaataattaaatgcaaaaataacAATCCCCTAACCACATATAAACACTGTTGATACAGTTTCAGATTTTGTGATACATTACCCATATACCAACAGTTTTTGTGGCCTCGATtttgatttgtatttttaaaaaacgaaCTGATTAAACGTAAACAAATAGCAAAAAAACTCACCCAACCTTGGAGGCGGTTAATCATATCGCGAAAAGTTTTTCATTTCCCAGCAGCACATGCAAAGTATCTCGCCACACGCGCCGTTCTTTAAATCAATCAgcgaataaaattttcaatttatttgctCTAACAGTTATTCCTTAATCAAACAAACACCCTGCCGGCCCGGCACAAAAGAAAATCTTTTCAGCAAAAATGTGAAAAGACCGAGAGTGCTAAACCAACATCAAAGACAAGTGAAGGGGAAAACATTTGTTTGATGAATAAGTGGAAGccagaaaaaaagaaactgaaGCTGGCAGGA is a genomic window of Drosophila bipectinata strain 14024-0381.07 unplaced genomic scaffold, DbipHiC1v2 scaffold_220, whole genome shotgun sequence containing:
- the LOC138927333 gene encoding uncharacterized protein — encoded protein: MTGKVDILAELPQLLHIMASHSIISRSTVTESMAKFALNKLADSDAHEKTVLRLLLTIEEHFREYFDTYKKEVELQRIAAETLWHLIQRYMIAMQVDTSCTCPQIYEIETEDAILNKYHMHYQVIDGSNKTQKWAIQALRPFVLAFRRECAKVNLNEDTPFVMGDAFHKPIKFFIELVDEIFDYFYSAYLQLDCGARLLDPLDIKTLEHYKNLLAPNEDFDEYFMHNMSFCKCLRIPPKCIEQKVDDCQPKKDLLDHFKNLAKKSRCAQRVAKMSSQLPESCASASKPDESMVFSSVVSELRLRNDPAVVSKTSLQTGDSAYRQIHERYVSDQLRRALSLSNYRLRVD